In a genomic window of Paroedura picta isolate Pp20150507F chromosome 14, Ppicta_v3.0, whole genome shotgun sequence:
- the WDR88 gene encoding WD repeat-containing protein 88 isoform X3 — translation MAPPGSLRTASLDPLAVSPGQEEGGHGRLAKIRCKILKGHSDAVTSCHFCFDDTKIISGSCDGTVQLWDVSQRVPIQTFKQENVGPISECCLSPDHRRLITASYDKTLKAWDTETGKVLGLFHCQLMKRNLKPRLWQSSSKEHHRSTVRRCRFDPHNQRIATVSSDMSIKFWDIIAQSTTITVEKAHTNAISDCSFSLDGHYLCTAGWDEVLKLWDVRTGEFRSHGPMVLEQGHIGIVGCCIFSKDASLLVSGGFDKTVVIWDLTQAYKKISLKGHDHWVTDAAVSSNKKLIVTSSKDCTLRLWDIENANEIPMVIQAIRARGSKIAKCEECEKPFLIFQEKEDKVETRCVFCRLKAHKCVLPVPPALPADL, via the exons ATGGCGCCGCCGGGCAGCCTCCGGACGGCCAGCCTGGACCCCTTGGCCGTCTCGCCGGGGCAGGAGGAAGGCGGCCACGGCAGGCTGGCCAAG ATTCGTTGTAAGATTTTAAAAGGACATTCAGATGCTGTGACCTCCTGTCACTTCTGTTTCGATGacacaaaaattatttcaggctCTTGCGATGGTACCGTGCAACTCTGG GATGTCTCTCAAAGGGTCCCTATTCAGACCTTTAAGCAAGAAAATGTGGGACCCATTTCAGAATGCTGCCTGAGTCCAGATCACAGAAG ATTGATAACAGCTTCGTATGATAAAACGCTGAAGGCCTGGGATACCGAAACCGGAAAAGTGCTG gggctcttccattgTCAATTGATGAAAAGGAACTTGAAACCAAgactctggcagtcttcaagcaaag AGCACCACAGAAGCACAGTGAGAAGGTGCCGCTTTGATCCTCACAACCAGCGAATAGCTACAGTATCATCTGACATGTCTATAAAATTCTGGGACATCATAGCCCAGTCCACCACAATCACTGTTGAAAA GGCACACACCAATGCGATTTCAGATTGCTCTTTCTCCTTGGATGGTCACTATTTGTGCACAGCAGGCTGGGATGAAGTCTTAAAATTATGGGATGTCAGAACAGGGGAGTTTCGTTCCCATGGACCCATGGTTTTGGAACAAGGTCATATCGGTATCGTTGGCTGCTGCATTTTCAGTAAAGATG CATCGCTTTTGGTCTCGGGTGGCTTTGACAAAACAGTAGTCATCTGGGATTTGACACAAGCCTACAAAAAGATAAGTTTAAAG GGTCATGATCATTGGGTGACAGATGCTGCAGTTAGtagcaacaagaagctgattgTTACTTCATCAAAG gattgcactttgaGGCTATGGGACATTGAAAATGCAAATGAGATCCCTATGGTAATACAAGCTATAAGAGCAAGAGGCTCAAAGATAGCCAAG TGTGAAGAATGTGAGAAGCCCTTCTTAATCTTCCAGGAAAAGGAAGACAAAGTGGAAACGAGATGTGTTTTCTGTCGATTGAAAGCGCACAAGTGTGTTTTACCAGTGCCTCCTGCCTTGCCAGCAGACTTGTAA
- the WDR88 gene encoding WD repeat-containing protein 88 isoform X1: MAPPGSLRTASLDPLAVSPGQEEGGHGRLAKIRCKILKGHSDAVTSCHFCFDDTKIISGSCDGTVQLWDVSQRVPIQTFKQENVGPISECCLSPDHRRLITASYDKTLKAWDTETGKVLWSVEQDGLLTSCDISHDGKYVVSGSDMENALCLVDAANAKPVVYIREHHRSTVRRCRFDPHNQRIATVSSDMSIKFWDIIAQSTTITVEKAHTNAISDCSFSLDGHYLCTAGWDEVLKLWDVRTGEFRSHGPMVLEQGHIGIVGCCIFSKDASLLVSGGFDKTVVIWDLTQAYKKISLKGHDHWVTDAAVSSNKKLIVTSSKDCTLRLWDIENANEIPMVIQAIRARGSKIAKCEECEKPFLIFQEKEDKVETRCVFCRLKAHKCVLPVPPALPADL; this comes from the exons ATGGCGCCGCCGGGCAGCCTCCGGACGGCCAGCCTGGACCCCTTGGCCGTCTCGCCGGGGCAGGAGGAAGGCGGCCACGGCAGGCTGGCCAAG ATTCGTTGTAAGATTTTAAAAGGACATTCAGATGCTGTGACCTCCTGTCACTTCTGTTTCGATGacacaaaaattatttcaggctCTTGCGATGGTACCGTGCAACTCTGG GATGTCTCTCAAAGGGTCCCTATTCAGACCTTTAAGCAAGAAAATGTGGGACCCATTTCAGAATGCTGCCTGAGTCCAGATCACAGAAG ATTGATAACAGCTTCGTATGATAAAACGCTGAAGGCCTGGGATACCGAAACCGGAAAAGTGCTG TGGTCCGTTGAGCAGGATGGTCTTCTGACGTCATGTGATATTTCTCATGATGGTAAATACGTTGTCTCTGGTTCTGATATGGAAAACGCTTTATGCCTTGTTGATGCGGCAAATGCTAAACCAGTGGTGTACATCAGAG AGCACCACAGAAGCACAGTGAGAAGGTGCCGCTTTGATCCTCACAACCAGCGAATAGCTACAGTATCATCTGACATGTCTATAAAATTCTGGGACATCATAGCCCAGTCCACCACAATCACTGTTGAAAA GGCACACACCAATGCGATTTCAGATTGCTCTTTCTCCTTGGATGGTCACTATTTGTGCACAGCAGGCTGGGATGAAGTCTTAAAATTATGGGATGTCAGAACAGGGGAGTTTCGTTCCCATGGACCCATGGTTTTGGAACAAGGTCATATCGGTATCGTTGGCTGCTGCATTTTCAGTAAAGATG CATCGCTTTTGGTCTCGGGTGGCTTTGACAAAACAGTAGTCATCTGGGATTTGACACAAGCCTACAAAAAGATAAGTTTAAAG GGTCATGATCATTGGGTGACAGATGCTGCAGTTAGtagcaacaagaagctgattgTTACTTCATCAAAG gattgcactttgaGGCTATGGGACATTGAAAATGCAAATGAGATCCCTATGGTAATACAAGCTATAAGAGCAAGAGGCTCAAAGATAGCCAAG TGTGAAGAATGTGAGAAGCCCTTCTTAATCTTCCAGGAAAAGGAAGACAAAGTGGAAACGAGATGTGTTTTCTGTCGATTGAAAGCGCACAAGTGTGTTTTACCAGTGCCTCCTGCCTTGCCAGCAGACTTGTAA
- the WDR88 gene encoding WD repeat-containing protein 88 isoform X2 — protein sequence MRKNRRGYCIRCKILKGHSDAVTSCHFCFDDTKIISGSCDGTVQLWDVSQRVPIQTFKQENVGPISECCLSPDHRRLITASYDKTLKAWDTETGKVLWSVEQDGLLTSCDISHDGKYVVSGSDMENALCLVDAANAKPVVYIREHHRSTVRRCRFDPHNQRIATVSSDMSIKFWDIIAQSTTITVEKAHTNAISDCSFSLDGHYLCTAGWDEVLKLWDVRTGEFRSHGPMVLEQGHIGIVGCCIFSKDASLLVSGGFDKTVVIWDLTQAYKKISLKGHDHWVTDAAVSSNKKLIVTSSKDCTLRLWDIENANEIPMVIQAIRARGSKIAKCEECEKPFLIFQEKEDKVETRCVFCRLKAHKCVLPVPPALPADL from the exons ATGAGAAAGAACAGGCGTGGATATTGT ATTCGTTGTAAGATTTTAAAAGGACATTCAGATGCTGTGACCTCCTGTCACTTCTGTTTCGATGacacaaaaattatttcaggctCTTGCGATGGTACCGTGCAACTCTGG GATGTCTCTCAAAGGGTCCCTATTCAGACCTTTAAGCAAGAAAATGTGGGACCCATTTCAGAATGCTGCCTGAGTCCAGATCACAGAAG ATTGATAACAGCTTCGTATGATAAAACGCTGAAGGCCTGGGATACCGAAACCGGAAAAGTGCTG TGGTCCGTTGAGCAGGATGGTCTTCTGACGTCATGTGATATTTCTCATGATGGTAAATACGTTGTCTCTGGTTCTGATATGGAAAACGCTTTATGCCTTGTTGATGCGGCAAATGCTAAACCAGTGGTGTACATCAGAG AGCACCACAGAAGCACAGTGAGAAGGTGCCGCTTTGATCCTCACAACCAGCGAATAGCTACAGTATCATCTGACATGTCTATAAAATTCTGGGACATCATAGCCCAGTCCACCACAATCACTGTTGAAAA GGCACACACCAATGCGATTTCAGATTGCTCTTTCTCCTTGGATGGTCACTATTTGTGCACAGCAGGCTGGGATGAAGTCTTAAAATTATGGGATGTCAGAACAGGGGAGTTTCGTTCCCATGGACCCATGGTTTTGGAACAAGGTCATATCGGTATCGTTGGCTGCTGCATTTTCAGTAAAGATG CATCGCTTTTGGTCTCGGGTGGCTTTGACAAAACAGTAGTCATCTGGGATTTGACACAAGCCTACAAAAAGATAAGTTTAAAG GGTCATGATCATTGGGTGACAGATGCTGCAGTTAGtagcaacaagaagctgattgTTACTTCATCAAAG gattgcactttgaGGCTATGGGACATTGAAAATGCAAATGAGATCCCTATGGTAATACAAGCTATAAGAGCAAGAGGCTCAAAGATAGCCAAG TGTGAAGAATGTGAGAAGCCCTTCTTAATCTTCCAGGAAAAGGAAGACAAAGTGGAAACGAGATGTGTTTTCTGTCGATTGAAAGCGCACAAGTGTGTTTTACCAGTGCCTCCTGCCTTGCCAGCAGACTTGTAA